Proteins encoded in a region of the Acipenser ruthenus chromosome 11, fAciRut3.2 maternal haplotype, whole genome shotgun sequence genome:
- the LOC117427736 gene encoding calcium release-activated calcium channel protein 1-like: protein MSLDEHSLQTLSWRKLYLSRAKLKASSRTSALLSGFAMVAMVEVQLEPTHDYPPGLLIAFSACTTVLVAVHLFALMISTCILPNIEAVSNVHNLNSVKESPHERMHMHIELAWAFSTVIGTLLFLAEVVLLCWVKFLPVKKHPVDLSSNSTSSKITPGEAAAIASTTIMVPFGLVFIVFAVHFYRSLVSHKTDRQFQELEELSNFARLQNQLDHRGQTEDVPMQSPSSHYP, encoded by the exons ATGAGTCTTGACGAGCACTCGTTGCAGACTCTGTCCTGGAGGAAGCTCTATTTGAGCAGAGCCAAGCTCAAAGCTTCAAGCAGGACGTCAGCTCTTCTCTCGGGTTTCGCAATG GTGGCTATGGTAGAAGTTCAACTTGAACCGACCCATGACTACCCCCCTGGCCTGCTGATTGCCTTCAGTGCTTGCACCACAGTGCTGGTCGCAGTACACCTCTTCGCTCTCATGATCAGCACCTGCATTCTTCCAAACATCGAGGCCGTCAGCAATGTGCACAACCTGAACTCTGTGAAGGAGTCTCCCCACGAGCGCATGCACATGCATATCGAGCTGGCATGGGCCTTCTCCACCGTCATCGGAACCTTGCTGTTCCTAGCTGAAGTGGTTCTGCTGTGCTGGGTCAAGTTTCTCCCAGTTAAGAAGCACCCAGTCGACCTCTCTTCCAACAGCACCAGTAGTAAAATCACCCCCGGGGAAGCAGCCGCTATTGCCTCCACTACCATCATGGTGCCGTTTGGATTAGTTTTTATTGTGTTCGCAGTGCATTTTTACAGATCACTTGTCAGTCACAAAACAGACAGGCAGTTCCAGGAACTGGAGGAACTTTCAAATTTCGCAAGACTCCAGAATCAGCTTGACCACAGAGGTCAAACAGAGGATGTGCCAATGCAGTCTCCCAGCAGTCATtatccataa
- the LOC117973275 gene encoding MORN repeat-containing protein 3-like, whose amino-acid sequence MPHLKMPRKPQPLWKEWDRKAQKCGVRHTVYSVNGDEYTGEWLDNKKHGKGTQVWKKNGAIYDGDWKCGNRSGFGTFSLPDPVTGEYVKAYSGGWKDDMKDGFGTYFYSETEYYEGEWSKDKRSGWGRMYYEDGGISEGEWLHDKLDGQGMFRLANENRYEGSWKNGMKHGPGKFVYLDKGQLYEAVWVENITKCGKMSDFGREGAPAAPVYPIPKIHLLDPEAVLKDARATLPIEED is encoded by the exons ATGCCTCACTTGAAGATGCCCAGGAAGCCCCAGCCTCTTTGGAAAGAATGGGACAGAAAGGCACAGAAATGTGGTGTGAGACATACCGTCTATTCAGTCAATGGGGATGAATACACAGGCGAATGGCTGGACAACAAGAAGCATG GAAAGGGTACACAGGTCTGGAAAAAAAATGGAGCCATTTATGATGGGGACTGGAAATGTGGAAATCGAAGTGGTTTTGGGACCTTCAGCTTACCTGACCCTGTAACTGGGGAGTATGTTAAAGCATATTCAGGAGGATGGAAAGATGACATGAAAGAT GGGTTTGGAACTTACTTTTACTCTGAGACGGAGTATTATGAAGGAGAGTGGAGCAAAGATAAGAGAAGCGGCTGGGGCAGAATGTATTATGAAGACGGTGGCATATCTGAAGGAGAATGGCTTCATGACAAACTAGATGGTCAGGGAATGTTTAGACTGG CCAATGAGAACAGGTATGAAGGCTCTTGGAAGAATGGGATGAAACATGGCCCTGGGAAGTTTGTCTACCTGGACAAGGGTCAGCTGTATGAAGCAGTGTGGGTAGAGAACATCACAAAGTGTGGAAAAATGAGCGACTTTGGAAGAGAAGGGGCTCCAGCAGCTCCAGTTTATCCAATCCCAAAG ATACACCTGTTAGACCCTGAAGCTGTTTTAAAGGACGCTCGAGCGACGCTTCCCATTGAGGAGGActga
- the LOC117426469 gene encoding transmembrane protein 120B-like produces the protein MSLQRFQAEWEEIEQEFQQLQESHKVYRQKLDELTNLQTICSNSISKHKKNLGEINYSLRRCKKEACTAEERELIQSVQTQMKERQNVFFDMEAYLPKKNGLYLNLVLGNVNVTLLSNQAKFAYKDEYEKFKLYMTIILLLGAITCRFFLNYRVIDEIFNFMLVWYYCTLTIRESILISNGSRIKGWWVSHHYVSTFLSGVMLTWPNGFIYKMFRNQFLAFSIYQSFVQFLQYYYQSGCLYRLRALGERNHLDLTVEGFQSWMWRGLTFLLPFLFFGHFWQLYNAIQLFGLSRHEECKEWQVFMLALAFLILFLGNFLTTLKVVHQKFQKNRGDVQKKEE, from the exons ATGTCACTGCAGAGGTTCCAGGCTGAATGGGAAGAAATTGAGCAGGAATTCCAGCAGTTGCAG GAATCACACAAAGTGTACAGACAGAAACTGGATGAACTCACAAACCTCCAGACCATCTGTAGCAATTCCATTAGCAAACACAAGAAGAACCTGGGAGAGATCAACTACAGTCTAAGGAG GTGTAAGAAAGAGGCCTGCACTGCTGAAGAAAGGGAGTTGATCCAGAGTGTCCAGACTCAGATGAAAGAAAGGCAAAATGTTTTCTTTGATATGGAGGCCTATTTGCCAAAGAAGAACGG attGTACTTAAATCTAGTGCTCGGGAATGTGAATGTAACTCTACTCAGTAATCAGGCAAA ATTTGCCTATAAAGATGAATATGAGAAGTTCAAACTGTACATGACAATAATCCTATTACTCGGAGCTATCACCTGCCGGTTCTTTCTCAATTACAG GGTGATAGATGAAATCTTTAATTTCATGCTGGTTTGGTACTACTGCACCCTGACGATAAGGGAAAGTATTCTCATCAGTAATGGGTCAAG AATAAAAGGATGGTGGGTTTCGCATCACTATGTGTCTACCTTTCTATCTGGGGTCATGTTAACATG gcCGAATGGATTCATATATAAAATGTTTCGAAACCAGTTCCTGGCGTTTTCTATTTATCAAA GTTTTGTACAGTTCTTGCAGTATTACTACCAAAGTGGCTGCCTGTACAGGCTACGGGCTTTAGGGGAAAGAAACCACCTGGACCTCACAGTAG AGGGGTTTCAGTCCTGGATGTGGAGAGGTCTCACCTTTCTTCTTCCGTTCCTTTTCTTTGGGCAT TTCTGGCAGCTTTATAATGCGATACAGCTGTTTGGATTGTCCAGACATGAAGAATGCAAAGAGTGGCAA GTGTTCATGCTGGCTCTCGCCTTCCTCATCCTGTTTTTGGGGAACTTCCTCACGACTCTCAAAGTGGTCCACCAGAAGTTTCAGAAAAACCGAGGCGACGTGCAGAAGAAGGAGGAGTGA